One window of Meiothermus sp. Pnk-1 genomic DNA carries:
- a CDS encoding uracil-DNA glycosylase: MDKRAALEALYRRMLGEAQCDSPVGGSGNPDSPVMFIGHSPSATDTQTGKPYTGPAGDIFDELLAQAGFSREDVYITNLVKCWLWKEENGVKINRTPSAKEIKVWVPAWLKPEIEIIQPKAIVCLGGPTAQHFLGREFKITQQGGRWLEIPPESPYLKLAGDLPSPRPLIMGIPQPSYLIHLQEHSPESYPGARADLVADLLKVKAVLEGKPPKAAQKSEVDLPF, from the coding sequence ATGGACAAGCGCGCCGCGTTGGAGGCTTTGTACCGGCGGATGCTCGGCGAAGCGCAGTGCGACTCCCCGGTGGGGGGAAGCGGCAATCCCGACAGCCCGGTGATGTTTATCGGGCACAGCCCCAGCGCCACCGACACCCAGACCGGCAAGCCCTACACCGGGCCAGCGGGGGACATCTTCGATGAACTTCTGGCCCAGGCCGGCTTCTCCCGCGAGGATGTATACATCACGAACCTGGTCAAGTGCTGGCTTTGGAAAGAGGAGAACGGGGTTAAAATCAACCGCACCCCCAGCGCCAAAGAGATCAAGGTCTGGGTTCCGGCTTGGCTCAAACCCGAAATCGAGATCATCCAGCCCAAGGCCATCGTCTGCCTGGGTGGGCCGACCGCGCAGCACTTTCTGGGGAGGGAGTTCAAAATCACCCAGCAGGGCGGACGGTGGCTCGAGATCCCCCCCGAGAGCCCCTACCTCAAGCTAGCCGGGGATCTGCCCTCGCCGAGGCCCCTGATCATGGGCATCCCCCAGCCCAGCTACCTCATCCATCTACAGGAGCACTCCCCCGAAAGCTACCCAGGGGCACGGGCCGATCTAGTAGCGGATCTGCTCAAGGTAAAGGCGGTGCTCGAGGGCAAACCTCCTAAAGCCGCGCAGAAGAGCGAAGTAGACCTCCCTTTCTAA
- a CDS encoding two-component system response regulator — MVDAASPLVLVVSPSPTLKAQLELLVEELGFRWASFSQAREGLDFLKEHTPTAIVLDEGLDPDAFAIAGRLKMIKRLRDVPLVLLVSEQNERTTITAEVSRVDHLFSKPIDRRRLKSLLRSLAHPSSKSPLVD, encoded by the coding sequence ATGGTTGACGCCGCTTCACCCCTTGTCCTGGTAGTCTCGCCCAGCCCCACCTTGAAAGCCCAACTCGAGCTGCTCGTAGAGGAGCTGGGATTTAGATGGGCGAGCTTTTCCCAAGCCCGGGAGGGGCTGGACTTTCTTAAGGAACACACCCCCACAGCCATCGTTCTGGATGAAGGATTGGACCCCGATGCCTTTGCCATCGCGGGGCGACTCAAGATGATTAAGCGCCTGCGGGACGTGCCGCTGGTACTCCTCGTATCCGAGCAAAACGAGCGCACCACCATCACGGCTGAAGTCTCTCGCGTGGACCACCTCTTCTCTAAGCCGATCGACCGCCGCCGCCTCAAGAGCCTGTTGCGTTCTTTGGCTCATCCTAGCTCAAAGAGCCCCCTGGTAGACTGA
- a CDS encoding transglycosylase domain-containing protein, giving the protein MLLLAALFGGALAGGYVFYSATRDLPTLEAFENLRLTATSTLYARDGTPIATIASVEDGRAVNRTLVRISDVSPAAISAVVFSEDKRFYQHYGVDPVRLVGALYYILRGDLQGGSTITTQVVKQTLLRELAGERALERKLKEFPLALELERRYSKQEILEMYLNVVPWGGNAQGIQAAAEAYFGKDPAALTLAEGVYLAQLIPGPNPRYFDLKSSRARMKRQLEDMVAEGWISHAEAEAAWRQPIVPNGWQAKYDGQGNLLSAKLVDPSARVLPELVKAHAPHFVLAVRAELERRFGKEKLYGEGGLQVYTSLDLKMQEAAERAVSGARLPVGAQLALVALDPETGQVLAMVGEKPGTGGQFNRATQAWRSPGSAIKPFVYGTALENGWTQATTVPDAPVEFRDPSQPGGVWRPKNFSGRFLNRPVTIRYALDQSLNLPAIRTADAVGLQKITRKLKAAGFRLAGEGNLSNAIGGGAEITPVGLAGAYAAFVNGGYRVEPVLITRVEDAAGRVIYQPEDNRVPLFTPQVAYLVWDMLKGYVYDLGSRSLAPVAIPGRVVGGKTGTTNEATDLWFAGASRGLVATLWIGRDDHKPQRLPNGREPSSSLVNPPIWRAFVEEALRGRPGGDFPQPPGLVASRMDLISGNPSPSGIPVLFTQTPIRSQEAAASSPPPNASGDNSPAQATQTVALDRLTGCLAGPDTPPERMIYRQVPPERVESYRCP; this is encoded by the coding sequence ATGCTCCTGTTGGCGGCCCTCTTCGGCGGAGCGCTGGCGGGGGGGTATGTGTTTTACTCCGCAACGCGTGACCTCCCTACCCTCGAGGCCTTTGAGAACCTCCGGCTTACCGCCACCAGCACCCTCTACGCCCGCGACGGCACCCCCATCGCCACCATCGCCTCGGTGGAGGATGGACGGGCGGTAAACCGTACCCTGGTCCGGATCTCCGATGTATCGCCGGCGGCGATCTCGGCGGTGGTCTTCTCCGAGGACAAGCGCTTCTATCAGCATTACGGGGTGGATCCGGTGCGTCTGGTGGGAGCGCTTTACTACATCCTCCGGGGCGACTTGCAGGGAGGCAGCACCATCACCACCCAGGTGGTCAAACAGACCCTGTTGCGCGAGCTGGCCGGCGAGCGGGCCCTCGAGCGCAAGCTCAAGGAATTCCCGCTGGCCCTCGAGCTCGAGCGGCGCTACTCCAAGCAGGAGATCCTGGAGATGTACCTCAACGTGGTGCCCTGGGGGGGCAACGCCCAGGGCATCCAAGCGGCGGCCGAGGCCTACTTCGGCAAAGACCCGGCTGCCCTGACGCTGGCCGAGGGGGTCTACCTGGCCCAGCTCATCCCTGGCCCCAACCCCCGCTATTTTGACCTGAAAAGTAGCCGGGCGCGGATGAAGCGCCAGCTCGAGGACATGGTAGCCGAGGGCTGGATCTCCCACGCCGAGGCTGAGGCCGCTTGGAGGCAGCCCATCGTTCCCAACGGCTGGCAGGCCAAGTACGATGGCCAGGGTAACTTGCTTTCGGCCAAGCTGGTGGATCCCTCGGCCCGGGTGCTACCCGAGTTGGTCAAGGCCCATGCCCCTCACTTCGTGCTGGCGGTGCGGGCAGAGCTGGAGAGGCGCTTTGGCAAGGAGAAGCTCTACGGCGAGGGGGGGTTGCAGGTCTACACCAGCCTCGACCTGAAGATGCAGGAGGCCGCCGAGCGGGCGGTGAGTGGGGCGCGGTTGCCGGTGGGGGCTCAGTTGGCCCTGGTGGCGTTGGACCCCGAGACCGGTCAGGTGCTGGCGATGGTGGGGGAAAAGCCCGGCACGGGCGGCCAGTTCAACCGGGCCACCCAGGCCTGGCGCAGCCCTGGGTCGGCCATCAAACCCTTTGTCTACGGCACTGCCTTGGAAAACGGTTGGACCCAGGCCACCACCGTTCCCGACGCTCCGGTGGAGTTCCGCGATCCCAGCCAACCCGGCGGGGTCTGGCGGCCCAAGAACTTCTCTGGCCGTTTCCTGAACCGCCCGGTGACCATCCGCTACGCGCTTGACCAATCGCTGAACCTGCCCGCCATCCGTACGGCCGACGCCGTGGGCCTTCAAAAGATCACCCGCAAGCTCAAGGCCGCGGGCTTCCGGTTAGCGGGGGAGGGCAACCTTTCCAACGCCATCGGGGGGGGTGCGGAGATCACCCCGGTGGGGCTAGCCGGAGCCTATGCGGCCTTTGTCAACGGCGGCTATCGGGTCGAGCCGGTGCTGATCACTCGGGTTGAGGACGCGGCGGGCCGGGTGATCTATCAGCCAGAGGACAACCGCGTCCCGCTGTTTACCCCCCAGGTGGCCTACCTGGTCTGGGACATGCTCAAGGGCTATGTCTACGACTTGGGAAGCCGCAGCCTGGCCCCGGTCGCGATCCCGGGCCGGGTGGTAGGGGGCAAGACCGGAACCACCAACGAGGCCACCGACCTGTGGTTCGCCGGGGCCAGCCGGGGATTGGTGGCCACCCTCTGGATCGGGCGGGACGACCATAAACCCCAACGCTTGCCCAATGGGCGCGAGCCCAGCAGCTCGTTGGTCAACCCCCCGATCTGGCGGGCTTTTGTCGAGGAGGCCTTGCGGGGGCGGCCAGGGGGGGACTTCCCGCAGCCTCCGGGATTGGTGGCGAGCCGGATGGATCTGATCTCGGGGAATCCCAGTCCGTCGGGAATCCCTGTCCTCTTCACCCAGACGCCGATCCGCAGCCAGGAGGCAGCGGCCTCGAGCCCCCCGCCGAACGCCTCCGGCGATAACTCTCCCGCCCAGGCCACGCAGACGGTGGCCCTTGACCGCCTCACCGGCTGCCTGGCCGGACCCGATACCCCGCCCGAACGGATGATCTATCGGCAGGTGCCTCCCGAGCGAGTGGAGAGCTACCGGTGCCCCTAG
- a CDS encoding sensor histidine kinase produces the protein MTKDTPSKEAVLREVGPPVEVASGDPVPNVYRFIRLARLILPFLIVMVVVIFEVALEPIGISRPSFWAHLAFYGLLGPLVTFVTLEWIAQQVLERERAQVALFEANRRLSVVGRVLKRSLSAENLEEALSTIAEELRQGTGKEVALTLEGVRAASAGFAPGRETLTFPLAGLSGLLEVQFSHPPGPEEREFLEVLAGEIAGALGAVRSRTRDLLTLYEVDQALRAEANLEKLLEGLLNRILEWAQAEGGGVMLLDEDHFLQPRIIRGLSLPGHAFLPEGGWAQALEAPTFVQEDLLALPLREQTPVGLLLVRGKAEKLRPRVPFLRFLAAQVTFAVRNAQAYLRAEELALAEERNRIAREIHDGIAQALAFMALKLDLAERLLDTDRERALAEMAQVRDTLRAQIREVRRSIFALRPIDLERYGFLESLRRYSLAFAEQAGFRVRLDLPEQVELSQASELVLFRVLQEALTNAAKHARPGLVQVRLVALGERGARLEVRDNGRGFAQATPGGMGGFGLTQMRERVEARGGRFAVESVPGEGTVVRAELPY, from the coding sequence ATGACCAAGGATACACCCAGCAAGGAGGCCGTCCTGAGGGAGGTAGGGCCGCCTGTGGAAGTTGCCTCCGGGGACCCAGTCCCTAACGTGTACCGCTTCATCCGCCTGGCCCGCCTGATCCTTCCGTTTCTGATCGTGATGGTGGTGGTGATCTTTGAGGTCGCGCTAGAGCCGATAGGGATCAGCCGCCCCAGTTTTTGGGCCCACCTGGCCTTTTACGGGCTTTTAGGACCGCTGGTGACCTTCGTCACCCTGGAGTGGATCGCCCAGCAAGTCCTCGAGCGCGAACGTGCCCAGGTGGCGCTGTTCGAGGCCAACCGGCGGCTTTCGGTGGTGGGCAGGGTATTGAAGCGTTCGCTCTCGGCGGAGAACCTGGAAGAAGCCCTAAGCACCATCGCGGAGGAGTTGCGCCAGGGAACGGGTAAAGAAGTAGCCTTGACCCTCGAGGGGGTGCGGGCCGCCTCGGCGGGGTTTGCGCCGGGGCGTGAGACGCTGACCTTTCCTTTGGCTGGCCTTTCCGGCCTCCTCGAGGTCCAGTTTTCCCACCCCCCTGGCCCCGAAGAGCGGGAGTTCCTGGAAGTGCTCGCCGGGGAGATTGCCGGCGCTTTGGGCGCGGTGCGCAGCCGTACCCGCGACCTGCTCACCCTCTACGAGGTGGACCAGGCCCTCCGGGCGGAGGCCAACCTGGAAAAGCTGCTCGAGGGGCTCCTCAACCGGATCCTGGAGTGGGCCCAGGCCGAAGGGGGTGGGGTGATGCTGTTGGACGAGGACCATTTCCTCCAGCCGCGCATCATCCGGGGGTTATCCCTGCCGGGCCACGCCTTTCTGCCGGAGGGGGGGTGGGCCCAGGCGCTCGAGGCCCCTACCTTTGTGCAGGAGGATTTGCTGGCCCTGCCGCTGCGTGAGCAGACCCCGGTGGGCTTACTGCTGGTCAGGGGAAAGGCGGAAAAGCTACGCCCCCGGGTGCCCTTTTTGCGCTTTTTGGCCGCCCAGGTGACCTTTGCCGTGCGCAACGCCCAAGCCTATCTGCGGGCCGAAGAGCTGGCCCTGGCCGAAGAGCGTAACCGCATCGCCCGGGAAATCCACGATGGGATCGCGCAGGCCCTGGCTTTCATGGCCCTCAAGCTCGATCTCGCCGAGCGGCTGCTGGATACCGACCGAGAGCGAGCCCTAGCCGAGATGGCCCAGGTGCGCGACACCTTGAGGGCGCAGATTCGCGAGGTGCGCCGCAGCATCTTTGCCCTCAGGCCCATCGACCTCGAGCGCTACGGCTTTTTGGAGTCCTTGCGCCGCTACTCCCTGGCCTTCGCCGAGCAGGCCGGTTTCCGGGTGCGCCTGGACCTTCCCGAACAGGTCGAACTCTCCCAGGCTTCGGAGCTGGTGCTTTTCCGGGTGTTACAGGAAGCCCTCACCAACGCGGCCAAACACGCTCGACCCGGGTTGGTCCAGGTGCGCTTGGTCGCGCTGGGGGAGCGGGGAGCGCGGCTTGAAGTTCGCGACAACGGCAGGGGTTTTGCCCAGGCTACCCCCGGCGGGATGGGCGGCTTCGGCCTGACCCAGATGCGCGAGCGGGTGGAGGCCCGGGGTGGCCGGTTTGCCGTCGAGTCGGTGCCGGGGGAGGGAACGGTGGTGCGGGCGGAGTTGCCCTACTGA
- a CDS encoding 4Fe-4S dicluster domain-containing protein: MGLFDNLVNAFLKLTDPTPKFTPSRCLLEKNAVGGCDLCQQACPHGAVRLEGYAVEIDEALCTGCGLCTQVCPGAALEFPLGPLQESLHRGRGQIRCSKAPGSGEEVLCLGRLTPGLLAEAASRQGPLTLAHGDCVRCKIGGPDVLRRLQEVVEEGKRYFPGLEVSLTMEPLQGAAVGRREMFGALLGSARRSAAELVPDLPFIQIEEEPTGLPAELRLRALAAKRAPAEGLRWPKIKVAEGCTLCPVCTNVCPTGAVERIREGVEGLSEEYVLKLNVSACTGCGACVSSCPPQVITLEEAAPEEVFGAPLELYRGRPPWYDL; the protein is encoded by the coding sequence ATGGGGCTTTTCGACAACCTGGTGAACGCTTTTCTCAAGCTCACCGACCCGACCCCCAAATTTACTCCCTCGCGTTGCCTGCTCGAGAAGAACGCGGTGGGAGGATGCGACCTATGCCAACAGGCTTGCCCGCACGGAGCGGTGCGCTTAGAAGGCTACGCCGTCGAGATTGATGAGGCGCTATGTACGGGCTGTGGGCTTTGCACCCAGGTGTGTCCGGGAGCTGCGCTTGAGTTCCCCCTGGGGCCGCTACAGGAATCGCTGCACCGCGGCAGGGGGCAGATCCGCTGCTCAAAAGCGCCTGGGAGTGGAGAAGAGGTGCTCTGTTTGGGCCGCCTAACCCCCGGCCTGTTGGCCGAGGCCGCCAGTCGCCAAGGGCCCCTTACCCTGGCCCACGGGGACTGTGTGCGCTGCAAAATCGGCGGGCCAGACGTTCTACGGCGCTTGCAAGAGGTGGTGGAGGAGGGGAAGAGGTATTTTCCCGGGCTCGAGGTCAGCCTCACCATGGAGCCTTTACAGGGGGCCGCGGTGGGCCGCCGTGAGATGTTCGGTGCGCTGTTGGGAAGCGCCAGGCGGAGCGCGGCGGAGTTAGTGCCCGACCTCCCCTTCATCCAGATCGAGGAGGAGCCGACTGGACTTCCGGCAGAACTGCGTTTGCGCGCGCTGGCGGCCAAGCGAGCTCCTGCGGAGGGCCTGCGTTGGCCCAAGATCAAGGTGGCGGAGGGGTGTACGCTGTGCCCAGTGTGTACCAACGTCTGCCCGACCGGGGCAGTGGAGCGCATCCGCGAGGGTGTCGAGGGCCTGAGCGAAGAGTACGTGCTTAAGTTGAACGTTTCGGCCTGTACGGGGTGCGGAGCGTGTGTGAGCAGCTGTCCGCCGCAGGTAATCACGCTCGAGGAAGCCGCGCCGGAGGAGGTATTTGGCGCACCGCTCGAGCTATACCGCGGCAGGCCGCCCTGGTACGACCTTTGA
- a CDS encoding molybdenum cofactor guanylyltransferase: MTYSGAVLAGGKSRRFGQDKARFLWRGKALLEWSLEALSGASERFVVANQPYPEFAVRVYADRIPGGDSLSGLHSALSYAQNDWVAVAACDLPFLTPEYWDFLGGRAGAYQAVAGVGPQGFPEPLAALYHRALLPEVEARLIRRELKLQAVLRSARTLYIPWSELELRFGPHLYTNLNTPGDLGR, encoded by the coding sequence ATGACCTACAGCGGCGCAGTTCTCGCAGGCGGGAAGTCCCGGCGCTTCGGCCAGGACAAGGCCCGCTTCCTCTGGCGCGGGAAGGCGCTGCTGGAGTGGAGCCTCGAGGCGCTCTCCGGGGCCTCCGAGCGGTTCGTCGTGGCTAACCAACCCTACCCCGAGTTCGCCGTACGGGTCTACGCGGACCGGATTCCGGGCGGGGATTCCCTATCCGGCCTGCACTCGGCCTTGAGCTACGCGCAAAACGACTGGGTGGCGGTGGCGGCGTGCGACCTGCCCTTTTTGACCCCGGAGTACTGGGATTTTCTGGGGGGGCGCGCCGGGGCGTACCAGGCGGTAGCCGGGGTCGGGCCACAGGGTTTTCCCGAGCCCCTGGCAGCTTTGTACCACCGCGCGCTCTTGCCCGAGGTCGAGGCCCGGCTGATCAGGAGAGAGTTGAAGCTGCAAGCCGTACTACGGTCGGCCCGTACACTGTACATTCCCTGGTCGGAGCTCGAGCTTCGCTTCGGCCCTCACCTCTACACCAACCTCAACACCCCCGGCGACCTGGGCCGGTAG
- a CDS encoding XdhC family protein: MQQHEVRALLAGLREGLAQGEGLALATIVGVTGSAYRREGTKMLIRADGSYTCMLSGGCLEPEIVEAARGVVASGEPLLTRYNLDEEVMWGLGIGCGGEVEVYIEKVQPDAVTEPWWEALERGERALLVTPLEPGLGRWMISAEAEAGGLEDPALAAQVRERAKGLLEQLQPQPLTYTFHRSDGRRVRVFIDVNLPPAELVIFGAGHDAIPLVQMAVNLGFRVRVVDMRAQFAQPSRFPGAEVEVLRPEQFAARLHLDERSLAVVMNHNLLVDQSALEFVLHTPAAYVGLLGPRARFEKILEGLAREGRPLREDQIRRVRNPIGLAIGAESPEEVAVSIIAEVLAFQRGFGGGFLSGHQGRIHRPSPAAG; this comes from the coding sequence ATGCAACAGCACGAGGTTCGTGCGCTCCTAGCGGGTTTGCGCGAGGGCCTGGCGCAGGGTGAGGGGCTGGCCTTGGCGACCATTGTGGGGGTGACGGGTTCGGCCTACCGCCGCGAGGGCACCAAGATGCTCATCCGGGCCGACGGCAGCTACACCTGTATGCTCTCGGGGGGCTGCCTCGAGCCCGAGATCGTGGAGGCCGCCCGGGGGGTGGTGGCTTCGGGAGAACCCCTCCTCACCCGTTACAACCTCGACGAGGAGGTGATGTGGGGCCTGGGCATCGGCTGCGGGGGTGAGGTCGAGGTCTACATTGAAAAAGTCCAGCCGGATGCGGTGACGGAGCCCTGGTGGGAGGCCCTCGAGCGCGGGGAGCGGGCCCTGTTGGTCACCCCCCTCGAGCCCGGCCTGGGCCGGTGGATGATTTCCGCCGAGGCGGAAGCGGGAGGGCTCGAGGACCCAGCCTTGGCGGCCCAGGTGCGGGAGAGGGCAAAGGGCTTGCTCGAGCAGCTCCAACCCCAGCCCCTAACCTACACTTTCCATCGTTCCGATGGCCGAAGGGTCCGGGTATTCATTGACGTGAACCTGCCCCCGGCGGAGCTGGTGATCTTCGGGGCCGGGCACGACGCCATCCCCCTGGTGCAGATGGCGGTGAACCTGGGGTTTCGGGTGCGGGTGGTGGACATGCGCGCCCAGTTCGCCCAGCCCAGCCGCTTCCCTGGGGCCGAGGTCGAGGTGTTGCGCCCCGAGCAGTTCGCTGCGCGCCTACACCTGGATGAGCGCAGCCTGGCGGTGGTGATGAACCACAACCTGCTGGTGGACCAGAGCGCCCTCGAGTTCGTCCTGCACACCCCTGCGGCCTATGTCGGGTTGCTGGGGCCCCGGGCGAGGTTCGAGAAGATCCTGGAGGGGCTCGCCCGGGAGGGTCGCCCCCTGCGCGAGGACCAGATTCGCCGGGTGCGCAACCCCATCGGGCTGGCCATAGGGGCCGAGTCCCCCGAAGAGGTGGCCGTCTCCATCATCGCGGAGGTTCTGGCGTTTCAGCGGGGGTTCGGCGGGGGTTTTCTGAGCGGACACCAGGGGCGGATCCACCGGCCATCCCCGGCTGCCGGGTGA
- a CDS encoding RNA methyltransferase, translated as MSASLLDSIRVVLVGPQEPMNVGATARAMRNFGLSDLWLVAPEPSVAKTLDAPLDPKAYHLAVRAEEILDRAHRSKTLLEAVRDCVLVVGTTVRSRDVYTGPLVSPRALAPEVLKAAQKGKVALVFGRETFGLTNQELELSQWVLRIPTAPEQTNLNLAQAVLLVAYELFLQAENPPEPPADQPAPRGDLEALFADLESYVLEIGFTDPRRLPYTRRRLRRILHKATLSEAEAKMLRGFLHQSRWYARHKDKAER; from the coding sequence ATGAGCGCTTCCCTTTTGGATTCCATTCGCGTCGTCCTGGTCGGCCCGCAGGAGCCCATGAACGTCGGAGCAACGGCCCGGGCCATGCGTAACTTCGGGCTCAGCGACCTATGGCTGGTAGCCCCTGAGCCTAGCGTGGCGAAGACCCTAGACGCCCCGCTTGACCCAAAGGCTTACCACCTGGCCGTGCGGGCTGAGGAGATCTTGGACCGCGCCCACCGCAGCAAGACGCTGCTCGAGGCGGTGCGAGACTGCGTGCTGGTGGTCGGGACCACCGTGCGCAGCCGAGATGTCTACACCGGCCCGCTGGTTTCTCCACGCGCCCTCGCCCCGGAGGTGTTGAAGGCCGCGCAGAAGGGCAAGGTGGCGCTGGTCTTTGGCCGCGAGACCTTTGGCCTCACCAACCAAGAGCTCGAGCTTTCCCAGTGGGTGCTGCGCATCCCGACCGCCCCCGAGCAGACCAACCTCAACCTGGCCCAGGCGGTGCTCCTGGTGGCGTATGAACTCTTCCTCCAGGCGGAGAACCCCCCCGAGCCCCCGGCTGACCAGCCCGCGCCGCGCGGCGACCTCGAGGCCCTATTCGCCGACCTGGAAAGCTACGTGCTCGAGATCGGCTTCACCGATCCCCGCCGCCTGCCCTACACCCGCCGCCGCCTGCGCCGCATCCTACACAAAGCCACCCTCAGCGAGGCCGAGGCCAAGATGCTGCGCGGGTTTTTGCACCAAAGCCGCTGGTACGCCCGGCACAAGGATAAAGCCGAACGCTGA
- a CDS encoding bifunctional transcriptional activator/DNA repair enzyme AdaA gives MEMPLTAEPTQREGALESESALVKRASEVLENFETVPTLVCWSEAVGVEPYRLRAAFKRILGVSPRRYAEAVRLEKLKARLKNGEEVTRALYEAGYGSSSRLYERAKQKLGMTPGAYRRGGEGEVIRYATTPSPLGWLLVAATEKGVCSVCLRDDLEEVRRALRVEFSKANLVEDAEGLKGYLEVILDYFEGRAVHLDLPVDLRVTAFQLQVLELLRRIPYGETRSYSQIAENLGNPKAVRAVAQACAANPVPILIPCHRVVQKDGGLGGYRLGLERKRALLQLEQQHKGEFID, from the coding sequence ATGGAAATGCCGCTCACCGCCGAACCTACACAGCGAGAAGGGGCGCTTGAGAGCGAATCCGCTTTGGTGAAGCGGGCTTCGGAGGTGCTGGAGAACTTTGAGACCGTCCCTACCCTGGTCTGCTGGAGTGAGGCGGTGGGGGTTGAACCGTATCGCTTACGGGCAGCGTTTAAACGGATACTGGGGGTTTCACCGCGCCGCTACGCCGAAGCGGTGCGGTTGGAAAAGCTCAAAGCTCGGCTCAAGAACGGGGAGGAAGTGACCCGTGCCTTGTACGAGGCGGGTTATGGCTCCTCGAGCCGCCTCTACGAGAGGGCTAAACAGAAACTCGGCATGACCCCTGGGGCCTACCGCAGGGGCGGGGAAGGGGAGGTGATCCGCTACGCCACCACCCCAAGCCCCTTGGGCTGGCTGTTGGTGGCGGCTACCGAGAAGGGGGTCTGTTCGGTTTGCCTACGCGACGACCTTGAAGAGGTTCGTAGGGCCCTACGGGTCGAGTTTTCTAAGGCCAATCTGGTCGAGGACGCCGAGGGCTTGAAAGGGTATCTCGAGGTCATCCTGGATTACTTTGAAGGCCGCGCGGTCCATCTTGATCTGCCGGTGGATCTGCGGGTGACGGCTTTTCAGTTGCAAGTGCTGGAGCTACTGCGGCGCATCCCTTACGGGGAAACCCGCTCCTACAGCCAAATCGCCGAAAACCTGGGCAATCCCAAAGCGGTGCGGGCGGTGGCCCAGGCCTGCGCCGCCAACCCGGTGCCCATCCTTATCCCCTGCCACCGGGTGGTACAAAAAGATGGTGGTTTGGGCGGCTACCGCCTAGGCCTCGAGCGTAAACGGGCGCTTTTGCAGCTCGAGCAGCAACACAAGGGAGAGTTTATTGATTGA